The genomic DNA CAGACAAAACAGATGAATCATCAGGTAATGGAAAATCACTGACTTCTCGGATCACAGCGTTTTTGCGTAGTCTAGAGAGAAAAAAGTATCCATCATCCGTCATACGGTCAAAGCGCTCGTAGTCCAGATATCCTCTGTCAAACACATACATGCATTCTTTGTCATCGACCAGAACCTCCAACTGACCTCGGTCATGTTCACTGGCTTTGGTGATGACGGCTTTTTCCGGATAGGAAGATCCCTTTTCCATGAAGACAAGACGAAGATGTAACTTTACGCCTGCTTTAGTTTTCCGAAATTTTGCCCACCGATGATTCGTCAAATTAAGTGGCAATGTACTCGAATCAATGATTTTCAAAGGCATAACCAGTTTTGTATAGTGGGTTTTGGCGTGAATCCGCCCCACTAAATCGAGGAAAAGAAGTTGAAACAGATCTGGATTTAAGCTGTTTAACCGTCGAGATAACTGAGAAATACTGATCGAATCTAGTTCAATTCCCTTTTGAAGCTGTTCGTCAAAAAGACAATCACCAAGAGCGTGCAGGCTCTCGACTTCAACTAGCTGCGCAAAGAGCAGCAGTTTCAGGAAGGACTCTGTCCTTAACTTTTTTGTATAATAGTCTAATTTCTTGATTTTCACCTGATCTTCAATTAATTGAAGATTCATGGCTGAAAACCATTGCCCAAATGAAGTTTTTCGTGTAATCTTGTCCATGCGTGTGTCCTTTTTAGTGGATTTGGACGGGTTACCACCTGACTTATCCATTATAAAGGACTTTTTCTTTGCACAAAATAAAATTAGTGAAGATTTTGAGTCTTTTTAATATTGAAATTAAATTAGTGCAACACTAGTGAATTCATATATTTATAATAAAGGGCCACCGCCATATCAATCATTGACAATTCTCCACCTAAATGACCTGCGATGCCGATTCGATAAATAAAGGTACATAAATCTTTACGAATATCAATTGCTTTGTTTTCCAGTTCTTGAATCGTCCATTCATTTACAGTACTATTCATCATTTTCTCTCCTTTTTACTTTCTATTAATTACACTTAATTAGTACTTTTGGATATTTCCCACTCATATGAGCTTCGAAAGCTTCTACTCCGCGTTCAAGCGGGAAGATTTTTTGTGTAAAAGGCTCTAAATCAAGATGAGGCATCAATTGGATCGCACGTGGGAACGCATAAGGTGCGACAAAAGTACCCGAAATGGTTAATTCTTGTTCATAGCATTTTTTATAAAGGTTTAGAGGCATTTCGTAATCCTTTGGGAACATTGCAATATATAAAACGGTGCCCCCTCTTGATGCAATCTCTGTCGCTACATTTGCTGCACGCGGAGAACCTGATGCTTCTATGACGATATCAAAACCCCGTCCATCTGTAATGGTATTTGCTACTTCTCTAACATCCTCTTCAAGCGGATTGATGACATGCTCCGCTCCGAATGATTTTGCTAGATTTCGTCGATCTTCAATTGGTTCAATCAATGTAAGTGATGTTGCACCAAATCTTTTTAGTACCTGTAGCGTTAATAAGCCGATTGGACCGCCACCTGAAATGGCCACACGCTGTCCTACTCTCATATTTGCTTTATCAACAATTCGTACAGCAATTGAAATGGGTTCAAGTAAGCATGCTTCTTCAAGAGAGACAGTATCAGGTACTTTCCACACCTGTGACTCGTGCCAAACGATGTATTCAGACATACCTGGTCTGTTGTAATCATGTACGTTTTCACAAAATTGCTCTCGACCGTCTAAACAGTAGTAACAGGTTCCACAAAACTTTAAAAAGTTCCCTGCTACCCTGTCTCCTACTTTCAGTCCCTTTTTCGTCGCTTTTGGTCCAAGTTCTACAACAACTCCAGATACTTCATGACCAAGTCCAAATGGAGGCTCCCATCCAAACACGCCTTCCACAAGATGTGGGTCAGACCCACAAATGGAGCAGTATGCCACTTGAATTTTGACATCTTCTGCCCCAAGCTGTTGCTCAGGAAAATCAATGACTTCTACCGCTCCTCGTGTTTCCTCATTCGGATCATTTAATCGGCCGATCTTTACTGCGGCAATTGTTTTCAATATGTTCCCTCCTAGAGTGTTGTGGCAAATCCGCCATCTACATTAATCGTCCAGCCATTGATATAATTAGAAGCACTGCTGGCAAGAAATACTGCTGTACCCATTAAATCTGATGATACTCCCCAACGTCCCACTGGTATACGATCTTCAATCTTCGTGTAGAATGCTTGATCTTCCTGAAATCCTTTTGTCATTTCTGTTTCTAGAAACCCTGGTGCAATGGCATTTGTTTGGATATTATACTGACCTGCTTCATTCGCAAATACTTTGGTCAACCCGACAATGGCATGCTTACTTGTTGTATAAGGTGGACATTTTTTATCAGCCGTAAAAGCAAGTGCAGAAGCAATATTGATTATTTTTCCTGAACGTTGTTTAGCCATTTCCTTCACAACGAGATGACTCAAGTAATACACTGCGTTTAAGTTGACATCCATGACTTTTTCCCACAAATGGTCGGGATAATCCATAAAATCTGCAAATATTCCAACACCAGCATTATTTACGAGAATATCAATTTTCCCATACTCATTGATGCATCCTTCTACCACTTTTTGGACATAAGACTTATCTGTTAAATCTCCCTGGATAAATGCAACTTTTTGACCTGTTGCTTCGATTAATTCTTTTACTTCTGACACATGATCTGTAAAATGTGGGATATATAAATCAGCCCCTGCTTTTGCAAAAGCTACTGCATATGCCATTCCAAGCCCTTGATTTGCACCTGTGACTATGGCAACTTTTCCCTTCAATGAAAAGGCATCCAGTGAAAAATCGTTTAAATTATTTTCCAAAGCACTAATTCCTCCTAAACTATTAATTCTTTGCTCCATTTCGAATAGCCAACTCATCCATGATTTGTTCGACACGCTCTTCTGTTAAGTTATAAAACACCATAAAGATCACTAGTGTAACAAAACAAATGATCGCTGGTAATCCCGAAACTAGGAATAGAATTCCACCTAGCGCATCTGCAGATTGTGCAACGTTCGGCACATACCCTACACTTGCTAATACCCAAGTCGGAATGACTCCACCAATGGTCATTGATGCTTTTAAACCAAGGCCAATTGTCGTGTATACAATCGCTGGATAGCGTTTACCTGTGTTATATTCTGCATATTCAACAGCATCAGGAATGATGGACCATAAAATCCCCATTAAAATTCCGTAGCCAAATGACGCCACTCCCTTTGCAACCATCATCAGTGTAATGGCTGATACAGGAATAAAGTAAAGTGCTAATGAACCAAGTGCTGCAATCGTCAACCCTAAAGCGACAGTATTTTTCTTTTTTATTTTTCGAACAAGTAAGGGCACAAATGGAACAGCAATAACCGAAGGCAATACATTTAATAATGAAAATAACCCAATGAGATCGGTGCGTTCTGCGTTATAGGTCATATAATAAATACCTGAGGCTGAAGCAACCGTATTATATCCATAGACTCCCAGGAATAAAAGAAACAATATAATGCTTGGACGGTTTGTCGTTAACTGGATGAAAATGTCCTTTATCTTGACAGGATCAAGATGGGAAGTTGATTCAATCCGTTCTTTAATGGTCGTATAACTGTAGATTAAAATCGCTGCAGTAATAATCGATAAGAGAATAACGGTTATTTGATAACCTGTAGCTTGGTCCTCTTTCCCAAAATAAGCGGATAAAATCGGAATGAACAATGCAACCACCACTCCGCCACCTTGCGCGAACATCAT from Robertmurraya sp. FSL R5-0851 includes the following:
- a CDS encoding MFS transporter, with the translated sequence MEQNVTVYKPEETLVDSKGYIKTSPKPGFYKLDRKEIMGYSLVDFAMNLVFQAVLMFITFYYTDVYGLTAVEVSLMFLLSRFWDMINDPMMGAITERLKPKKGKYRPYILWGAIPFALMAILTYTVPDMGHAGKLVWAYVTYNLLNMLFTFIIQPYISLTTVMTADPQERTKLNSIRMMFAQGGGVVVALFIPILSAYFGKEDQATGYQITVILLSIITAAILIYSYTTIKERIESTSHLDPVKIKDIFIQLTTNRPSIILFLLFLGVYGYNTVASASGIYYMTYNAERTDLIGLFSLLNVLPSVIAVPFVPLLVRKIKKKNTVALGLTIAALGSLALYFIPVSAITLMMVAKGVASFGYGILMGILWSIIPDAVEYAEYNTGKRYPAIVYTTIGLGLKASMTIGGVIPTWVLASVGYVPNVAQSADALGGILFLVSGLPAIICFVTLVIFMVFYNLTEERVEQIMDELAIRNGAKN
- a CDS encoding SDR family oxidoreductase, with product MENNLNDFSLDAFSLKGKVAIVTGANQGLGMAYAVAFAKAGADLYIPHFTDHVSEVKELIEATGQKVAFIQGDLTDKSYVQKVVEGCINEYGKIDILVNNAGVGIFADFMDYPDHLWEKVMDVNLNAVYYLSHLVVKEMAKQRSGKIINIASALAFTADKKCPPYTTSKHAIVGLTKVFANEAGQYNIQTNAIAPGFLETEMTKGFQEDQAFYTKIEDRIPVGRWGVSSDLMGTAVFLASSASNYINGWTINVDGGFATTL
- a CDS encoding IS4 family transposase, yielding MDKITRKTSFGQWFSAMNLQLIEDQVKIKKLDYYTKKLRTESFLKLLLFAQLVEVESLHALGDCLFDEQLQKGIELDSISISQLSRRLNSLNPDLFQLLFLDLVGRIHAKTHYTKLVMPLKIIDSSTLPLNLTNHRWAKFRKTKAGVKLHLRLVFMEKGSSYPEKAVITKASEHDRGQLEVLVDDKECMYVFDRGYLDYERFDRMTDDGYFFLSRLRKNAVIREVSDFPLPDDSSVLSDQMVLLGSTQNRTENYFRLLKVADSKGNLLHLITNRFDLSAEEISEMYKARWAIELFFKWIKQHLNIKKFYGQSEWAIQNQVFIALIVYCLNVLAQIETDSKRKILQISRYLKAALWKPATIWIRKIEGKAVP
- a CDS encoding zinc-dependent alcohol dehydrogenase; its protein translation is MKTIAAVKIGRLNDPNEETRGAVEVIDFPEQQLGAEDVKIQVAYCSICGSDPHLVEGVFGWEPPFGLGHEVSGVVVELGPKATKKGLKVGDRVAGNFLKFCGTCYYCLDGREQFCENVHDYNRPGMSEYIVWHESQVWKVPDTVSLEEACLLEPISIAVRIVDKANMRVGQRVAISGGGPIGLLTLQVLKRFGATSLTLIEPIEDRRNLAKSFGAEHVINPLEEDVREVANTITDGRGFDIVIEASGSPRAANVATEIASRGGTVLYIAMFPKDYEMPLNLYKKCYEQELTISGTFVAPYAFPRAIQLMPHLDLEPFTQKIFPLERGVEAFEAHMSGKYPKVLIKCN